One Entelurus aequoreus isolate RoL-2023_Sb linkage group LG09, RoL_Eaeq_v1.1, whole genome shotgun sequence genomic window carries:
- the LOC133656837 gene encoding uncharacterized protein C10orf105-like isoform X3 translates to MNTSDWTTNLTFSSTTEHTVFNQSNATISLPSSHSLDSHDPQFTIMLVLGLSLLLAALAIFLAVCRPSGQHEDCEADCGPGEKLNGRRSQSSEPQLKVWKRLGSYRRSYNLSFRRPPYRRPREHGNTCASKTAQPGVSKEPQLTTPCLHDYVTEI, encoded by the coding sequence ATGAACACCAGTGATTGGACAACCAACTTAACATTTTCCTCCACCACAGAACACACCGTGTTCAATCAATCCAACGCCACAATCTCGCTCCCATCGTCCCATTCTTTAGACAGCCATGACCCACAATTCACCATCATGCTGGTGCTGGGCTTATCGCTGCTGCTCGCAGCGCTGGCCATCTTCCTGGCAGTGTGCCGGCCCTCTGGGCAGCATGAGGACTGTGAGGCGGACTGTGGCCCCGGAGAAAAACTGAATGGCAGAAGAAGCCAGTCTAGTGAGCCACAGCTTAAGGTGTGGAAGAGGCTGGGCTCCTATCGACGCTCCTACAATCTCTCCTTCAGAAGACCCCCCTATCGGAGGCCACGCGAGCATGGGAACACATGCGCCTCAAAGACAGCTCAACCAGGGGTCAGCAAGGAGCCACAGCTCACTACGCCCTGTCTGCATGATTATGTCACTGAGATCTAG
- the LOC133656837 gene encoding uncharacterized protein LOC133656837 isoform X2, protein MIDRMVLTNMNTSDWTTNLTFSSTTEHTVFNQSNATISLPSSHSLDSHDPQFTIMLVLGLSLLLAALAIFLAVCRPSGQHEDCEADCGPGEKLNGRRSQSSEPQLKVWKRLGSYRRSYNLSFRRPPYRRPREHGNTCASKTAQPGVSKEPQLTTPCLHDYVTEI, encoded by the exons ATGATCGACCGCATG GTTCTCACCAACATGAACACCAGTGATTGGACAACCAACTTAACATTTTCCTCCACCACAGAACACACCGTGTTCAATCAATCCAACGCCACAATCTCGCTCCCATCGTCCCATTCTTTAGACAGCCATGACCCACAATTCACCATCATGCTGGTGCTGGGCTTATCGCTGCTGCTCGCAGCGCTGGCCATCTTCCTGGCAGTGTGCCGGCCCTCTGGGCAGCATGAGGACTGTGAGGCGGACTGTGGCCCCGGAGAAAAACTGAATGGCAGAAGAAGCCAGTCTAGTGAGCCACAGCTTAAGGTGTGGAAGAGGCTGGGCTCCTATCGACGCTCCTACAATCTCTCCTTCAGAAGACCCCCCTATCGGAGGCCACGCGAGCATGGGAACACATGCGCCTCAAAGACAGCTCAACCAGGGGTCAGCAAGGAGCCACAGCTCACTACGCCCTGTCTGCATGATTATGTCACTGAGATCTAG
- the LOC133656837 gene encoding uncharacterized protein LOC133656837 isoform X1 — MTRDRILREDDRPHGDVLTNMNTSDWTTNLTFSSTTEHTVFNQSNATISLPSSHSLDSHDPQFTIMLVLGLSLLLAALAIFLAVCRPSGQHEDCEADCGPGEKLNGRRSQSSEPQLKVWKRLGSYRRSYNLSFRRPPYRRPREHGNTCASKTAQPGVSKEPQLTTPCLHDYVTEI, encoded by the exons ATGACCAGAGATCGTATATTGAGAGAGGATGATCGACCGCATGGTGAT GTTCTCACCAACATGAACACCAGTGATTGGACAACCAACTTAACATTTTCCTCCACCACAGAACACACCGTGTTCAATCAATCCAACGCCACAATCTCGCTCCCATCGTCCCATTCTTTAGACAGCCATGACCCACAATTCACCATCATGCTGGTGCTGGGCTTATCGCTGCTGCTCGCAGCGCTGGCCATCTTCCTGGCAGTGTGCCGGCCCTCTGGGCAGCATGAGGACTGTGAGGCGGACTGTGGCCCCGGAGAAAAACTGAATGGCAGAAGAAGCCAGTCTAGTGAGCCACAGCTTAAGGTGTGGAAGAGGCTGGGCTCCTATCGACGCTCCTACAATCTCTCCTTCAGAAGACCCCCCTATCGGAGGCCACGCGAGCATGGGAACACATGCGCCTCAAAGACAGCTCAACCAGGGGTCAGCAAGGAGCCACAGCTCACTACGCCCTGTCTGCATGATTATGTCACTGAGATCTAG